DNA from Rhodothermus sp.:
TGGACACGCGCGGTTTTGTGTTCAATGCGGATCCGGTTGCACTGGTGCGCTTCCTGGAAATTGGTACGCGCCCGAGCACGCTACGCTGAGCAGCCATGAACGCCCCACTGGTACGTACCTTCTGGTTGTCACGGTTGGGGACTGCGCCGGCTGCCTGCGAGGATGCCTTTGCCGTACGGCCCGGATGGCCCTTTGCGGCTGCCGTGGCCGATGGGGCCACCGAGTCGGCTTTTGCAGGCGCCTGGGCGCGTCATCTGGTGCGGCATTTCTGCCGGGAGCTCCCGGCCACGCCAGCGGCGCTGCGGGATCGACTGGTACGCTGGCGCGCTGTCTGGCAACCGAACAGACAACCTGCTGCACTGCCCTGGTACGTGGCCGCCAAGCTGGAAGAAGGGGCGCACGCCGCACTACTGGGACTGGTTATACGGTCGGACGGAAGCTGGCAGGCCGTGGCCGTAGGCGATGCGGTGCTCCTGCACCTGCGCGGCAAACGGCTGCTGCAGGCCTGGCCGCTTGACGATCCAGCGCAGTTTCATCACCGTCCAGCCCTGATCAGCAGTCGGGTGGAGGCGGAACTGCCCGATGTTGGAGGGCAGACGGGTTGCTGGGCGCCGGGCGATGCATTCGTGCTGGCGACCGATGCACTGGGAGCCTGGTTGCTGGCAACCGATCCGACCTTGCCGCTGCGCCTGACAACGGAGGCGCTGGCTTCACAGATCACGGCGGCCCGCCGCCGTCGCACATTGCGCAACGACGACGTGGCCGCCGTGGTGGTTCGTTGCCCGGGGGTTCAGTGAAACTGCTGCGCCTCGGTAGAGCCAGCCAGCGCCACTGTGCTGGCCTGTTCGCCGGTGATCACCATGCGCACCGCGTCGAAGTAGCCGGTGCCCACTTCACGCTGATGCCGCACGGCCGTAAAGCCTTTTTCCATGGCGGCGAATTCTTTTTCCTGGAGGCGTACATAGGCGGGCATGCCCTCACGGGCGTAGTCGTAGGCCAGCTCAAACATGGCGTAGTTGAGCGTGTGGAAGCCGGCCAGCGTGATGAACTGGAACTTGTAGCCCATAGCCGCCAGCTCGCGTTGAAAGCGAGCAATGGTGGCGCCGTCGAGGTGCTTTTTCCAGTTGAACGAGGGTGAACAGTTGTAGGCCAGCAGCTTACCGGGATATTCTCGGTGGATCGCTTCAGCAAAGCGCCGGGCTTCGTCCAGATCGGGCGTCGAGGTTTCGCACCAGATCATATCGGCATATGGCGCGTAGGCCAGGGCGCGGGCGATGGCTTGGTCGAGGCCGGCCCGGACGCGGAAGAAGCCCTCGGGCGTGCGTTCACCGGTGAGGAAGGGATGGTCGCGTTCGTCGATGTCGCTGGTCAACAGCGTGGCGGCATTGGCATCGGTCCGGGCGATGATGATGGTGGGTACGCCCATAACGTCGGCCGCCAGGCGGGCAGCCACCAGCGTCTGGATAAACTGACTGGTAGGTACAAGCACCTTACC
Protein-coding regions in this window:
- the aceA gene encoding isocitrate lyase codes for the protein MRQPIAAAKAARLEAEWRTNPRWQGIQRPYTAEDVLRLRGSVEIAYTLADRGARRLWELLHTEPYVAALGALTGNQALQQVKAGLQAIYVSGWQVAADANLAGQMYPDQSLYPANSVPALVRRINNTLLRADQIHHAEGDNTIDWLVPIVADAEAGFGGPLHAFELTKALIEAGAAGVHFEDQLASEKKCGHLGGKVLVPTSQFIQTLVAARLAADVMGVPTIIIARTDANAATLLTSDIDERDHPFLTGERTPEGFFRVRAGLDQAIARALAYAPYADMIWCETSTPDLDEARRFAEAIHREYPGKLLAYNCSPSFNWKKHLDGATIARFQRELAAMGYKFQFITLAGFHTLNYAMFELAYDYAREGMPAYVRLQEKEFAAMEKGFTAVRHQREVGTGYFDAVRMVITGEQASTVALAGSTEAQQFH
- a CDS encoding protein phosphatase 2C domain-containing protein, whose protein sequence is MNAPLVRTFWLSRLGTAPAACEDAFAVRPGWPFAAAVADGATESAFAGAWARHLVRHFCRELPATPAALRDRLVRWRAVWQPNRQPAALPWYVAAKLEEGAHAALLGLVIRSDGSWQAVAVGDAVLLHLRGKRLLQAWPLDDPAQFHHRPALISSRVEAELPDVGGQTGCWAPGDAFVLATDALGAWLLATDPTLPLRLTTEALASQITAARRRRTLRNDDVAAVVVRCPGVQ